A portion of the Psilocybe cubensis strain MGC-MH-2018 chromosome 10, whole genome shotgun sequence genome contains these proteins:
- a CDS encoding Pheromone B alpha 1 receptor produces MTTQSIGLQLASRFIVGSAVAIPAASLCINRRLYHISSVRSVTISKAEKRRDVMVDLSIGLGIPLVEMILQYIVQGHRFNIYENVGCYPFTYNTWPAYVLVYCPPIVIGIISGIYAILSIIQFNKSRSQFNDLLSGHSNLTSSRYVRLMCLAGVEVLCTVPIGVYALSLNIRTGIQPWISWADTHYAFSRVDQFPAVLWSSTSVGESSLELSRWLVVVCAIVFFAFFGFADEAKKNYRSYMQSVAKRVGISTGSFGSSSGAFSSTGSKSKVMGSNGKVRPVLPTFVHQDFLRRHDSIDSFTDVSSASLRDVSGHLNEKGDPEKQEEFNPTLSYGGLTLSDVGGTLNDCSAPPYSPASSSASSLTVPEPARTRSNSNVSTPSSQVPILSDSKSKSNTPDIV; encoded by the exons ATGACAACGCAATCAATTGGTCTCCAACTTG CATCGCGGTTCATCGTCGGCAGCGCCGTCGCCATTCCCGCAGCATCGTTGTGCATCAATCGTCGCTTGTATCACATCTCTTCAGTGAGGTCTGTGACTATCTCTAAGGCTGAGAAACGCCGCGACGTCATGGTCGATCTTTCCATCGGCCTCGGTATCCCTCTGGTAGAGATGATTCTCC AATATATCGTTCAGGGTCATCGATTCAATATCTACGAAAACGTTGGTTGCTACCCCTTCACATATAACACTTGGCCTGCCTACGTTCTTGTCTACTGCCCACCCATTGTGATTGGCATCATTTCCGGTATATATGCCATCCTCAGCATCATTCAATTCAACAAAAGCCGATCCCAGTTCAACGACCTTCTCTCTGGCCACAGCAACCTGACCTCCAGCCGATACGTTCGTCTGATGTGTCTCGCCGGTGTCGAAGTTCTTTGCACTGTCCCCATCGGTGTATATGCTCTTTCTCTCAACATCAGAACTGGCATCCAACCATGGATCAGCTGGGCCGACACTCACTACGCCTTCTCTCGCGTCGATCAATTTCCCGCCGTCCTCTGGAGCTCTACCTCGGTCGGCGAGTCCTCGCTCGAGCTCTCCCGCTGGCTTGTCGTCGTCTGTGCTATTGtcttcttcgccttctttgGATTCGCCGACGAGGCTAAGAAGAACTACCGCTCCTACATGCAGTCTGTCGCCAAGCGCGTCGGTATCTCCACCGGCTCAtttggcagcagcagcggcgcTTTCAGCTCGACCGGCTCGAAATCGAAAGTCATGGGTTCCAATGGCAAAGTCCGCCCTGTGCTCCCTACTTTTGTCCACCAGGACTTCCTCCGCCGCCACGACTCGATCGACTCATTCACAGACGTCTCATCAGCCTCGCTGCGCGACGTCAGCGGCCACCTCAACGAGAAGGGCGACCCGGAGAAACAGGAGGAGTTCAACCCTACCCTTTCCTATGGCGGCCTCACTCTCTCTGATGTCGGCGGGACACTCAACGACTGCTCCGCACCACCCTACTCtcccgcctcctcctctgcatcCTCATTGACTGTGCCTGAGCCCGCACGCACTCGCTCCAATTCCAACGTCTCCACACCGTCTTCGCAGGTGCCCATCCTCTCAGATTCGAAATCAAAATCGAATACACCAGATATCGTCTGA
- a CDS encoding Pheromone B beta 1 receptor, with product MAVALVTLSFICAGLLAVFVPVKRVRTSIPHLAIIVWLLGHNLIHAINAAVWAGNVDIHVPIWCDIVTKVLLGIKVALPGALVCIACQLELSSSQRTILKDRRVLRNRMIFELFLCYVLPTLYMLLHLVIQDRRFDLVRDYGCSASSHPSTFAFLITWLPPLVICSIALIISGVSIHNSGRVVGMSLSKHLETRSTMTASQFNRQLIICMTMAGSLVLLNLSTLFSIHSFEPWTSWSSVHAFMTKIEIIKNSSDVKTVQFLWWSMFAISVLYIILLFAIAEDGRDLYRWIREQATRKRKFPRRLELPLYLKRKPSLPAPEMISRSPSLTKSHMRPLTIELKSGWEDDLLDDKKSKRRGPREDVKPPSFSSRPSEGVFHDVEAQSLSEDKPRPDSPLICASPTMSCRSISEDDQMFMESTISYLSSPTAKTLGILPPLQIPPPAKAPPPPLAIEIPQRAVTPPPALKPKSILKASRCPPSKPVPTDIDEPINSVFDAAWPVPPLSPVPTMAFSTKRAPRPRSRSHSPASAAQEVGYPLCQTPTPPHRRARPFEGSSISSVDSEIIPSPLSPTSRKAAHRQTGVYGLRTVWSKERLGQGSPASQAIHMTVVKEIA from the exons ATGGCAGTAGCATTAGTCACTTTGTCGTTTATATGCGCAGGTCTGCTCGCGGTGTTCGTCCCAGTCAAGAGGGTTCGCACAAGTATACCTCATCTCGCAATCATTGTATGGCTCCTTGGGCACAATCTCATTCATGCGATTAACGCAGCCGTGTGGGCTGGAAATGTTGATATACACGTTCCAATATGGTGCGATATAG TTACGAAGGTTCTCTTGGGCATCAAGGTCGCATTGCCTGGCGCGTTGGTGTGCATAGCATGTCAACTGGAGCTTTCTTCGTCGCAGAGGACAATCCTGAAGGATAGAAGAGTTTTACGAAACCGTATGATTTTTGAACTATTTCTTTGCTATGTTCTTCCTACATTATATATGCTATTGC ACCTCGTCATCCAAGATCGCAGGTTTGATCTTGTCAGAGACTATGGATGCTCAGCCTCTTCCCATCCTTCAACTTTCGCTTTTCTAATAACTTGGCTTCCACCTCTCGTTATATGTAGCATAGCCCTTATCATATCTG GTGTATCCATTCACAATTCTGGCCGCGTCGTCGGAATGAGTTTATCAAAGCATCTAGAAACGCGCTCGACGATGACTGCCTCGCAATTTAATCGCCAGCTTATCATCTGCATGACCATGGCCGGATCTCTTGTTCTGCTCAACCTATCAACCCTGTTTTCTATACACTCCTTCGAACCATGGACGTCCTGGAGTTCAGTCCACGCTTTCATGACGAAGATTGAAATCATCAAAAATTCATCGGACGTCAAGACGGTTCAGTTTTTGTGGTGGTCGATGTTTGCGATATCTGTTCTCTACATCATTCTGCTGTTTGCCATTGCTGAGGATGGACGTGATCTCTACCGGTGGATTAGGGAGCAGGCCACTCGCAAACGCAAGTTCCCTCGTCGCCTCGAGCTACCTCTCTA CCTCAAGAGAAAGCCATCTCTTCCTGCGCCCGAGATGATTTCACGCTCTCCATCTTTGACCAAATCTCATATGCGGCCTCTTACCATCGAACTCAAATCGGGCTGGGAGGATGACCTATTGGATGACAAGAAATCCAAGCGCAGAGGACCTCGAGAAGACGTGAAACCTCCATCGTTTTCCTCGAGGCCATCCGAGGGCGTTTTCCATGACGTGGAAGCTCAAAGTCTTTCAGAAGATAAGCCAAGACCCGATTCCCCTTTAATTTGTGCTAGTCCAACGATGAGTTGTCGTTCGATCTCAGAAGACGACCAAATGTTCATGGAATCGACGATATCGTATCTCAGCTCTCCCACGGCAAAGACGCTCGGTattctccctcctctgcaAATCCCACCTCCCGCGAAAGCCCCTCCCCCACCATTGGCAATAGAGATTCCGCAGAGAGCTGTCACGCCTCCGCCTGCGCTTAAGCCGAAGTCCATTCTCAAGGCATCCCGATGCCCACCTTCCAAACCAGTGCCAACGGACATCGACGAGCCTATCAACTCAGTCTTCGACGCGGCCTGGCCTGTTCCTCCCCTCTCCCCTGTCCCTACGATGGCCTTCTCCACGAAGCGCGCCCCCCGCCCGCGTTCTCGGTCACACTCGCCTGCTTCTGCTGCGCAGGAAGTTGGGTATCCTTTATGTCAAACGCCAACTCCTCCTCACAGAAGAGCCCGTCCCTTTGAAGGTTCGAGCATCTCGTCCGTCGACTCGGAAATCATCCCATCACCCCTATCACCAACTTCAAGGAAGGCAGCGCACAGACAAACAGGAGTATATGGGCTGCGTACAGTCTGGAGCAAGGAACGCCTTGGTCAGGGTTCTCCGGCCTCACAAGCTATCCATATGACTGTTGTAAAGGAGATTGCATAA